A window from Mauremys reevesii isolate NIE-2019 linkage group 9, ASM1616193v1, whole genome shotgun sequence encodes these proteins:
- the LOC120371894 gene encoding LOW QUALITY PROTEIN: mitochondrial fission factor homolog A-like (The sequence of the model RefSeq protein was modified relative to this genomic sequence to represent the inferred CDS: inserted 1 base in 1 codon), with protein MGGIRNSGVDITIQLIXKGPEEKLFTGCQSEAGNEMIMWPFRGLEVNRAPCDLSFMEAINQRMQVPNRLKMADESNPLDEEREAEELRPSFRMHIPDRLSLAEMMDDSRRPFLLDQLRQHPSIVVHMLQDPSTQPAGFGEHLFMDTTTQSGTQKRKRSTHHGRLRKERMRETPQIALHSTSRKPDRPGISPRPSPSPPFPQDARIYSPQNIFQMVYFLGHLLFHRVKKSARDRAQPSSQEAGPASESSLEEIGVTDIIAMRKQLNKISGRLRTLEEQCTGWRQKELLVYSVLVSACLINTWLWLRR; from the exons atgggagggatcagaaATTCTGGGGTTGACATCACCATCCAGCTGA GCAAGGGGCCGGAAGAAAAGTTGTTTACAG GCTGCCAAAGTGAGGCTGGGAATGAAATGATAATGTGGCCATTTCGGGGCCTGGAGGTGAACCGAGCCCCATGTGACCTGAGCTTCATGGAGGCCATCAATCAGCGCATGCAGGTGCCCAACAGGCTGAAGATGGCGGATGAGTCCAACCCACTGGATGAGGAGAGAGAAGCTGAGGAGCTTCGCCCTTCCTTCCGGATGCACATCCCTGATAGGCTGTCGCTGGCAG AGATGATGGATGATAGTCGAAGGCCTTTCCTGTTGGACCAGTTAAGGCAGCACCCCTCTATTGTTGTGCATATGCTTCAGGACCCCTCCACCCAGCCTGCAGGATTTGGGGAGCACCTGTTTATGGACACCACTACCCAATCAGGCACCCAGAAACGCAAGCGATCG ACCCACCATGGCAGACTGCGAaaggagagaatgagagagacccCCCAGATCGCCTTGCATAGCACGAGCCGGAAGCCTGACCG GCCAGGCATAAGCccacgccccagccccagccccccattcccccagGATGCCAGGATCTACTCCCCGCAGAACATTTTCCAGATGGTGTACTTCCTGGGTCACCTACTCTTCCACCGTGTTAAGAAGTCTGCCCGAGACCGAGCCCAGCCCAG CTcccaggaggcagggccagcCTCAGAAAGCTCCCTGGAGGAGATTGGTGTGACTGACATTATAGCCATGAGGAAACAG TTGAACAAGATCTCGGGGAGGCTGCGGACTCTGGAGGAGCAATGTACTGGCTGGCGTCAGAAGGAGCTTCTGGTCTACTCTGTGCTAGTCTCTGCATGTCTCATCAACACCTGGCTTTGGCTAAGGAGATAA